CTCATCGACCGGTTGGCGAGGCGTTTCTTTCTGTGATGTAACGCCAACCGGGAGTCGCACCGCACCTCCATGGTGTATCCGACTGCCAGtgtcgttcacagtcagcccGGTCCCTGTTTCATCGAAACGGCGAACGGCACAACCAAAAAGGGGTGTTCACCAGACACTAGACAGACACCATTTTACCCAATCAAGGTAATTTTGCCGCAAACTCACAATACATCTATCACATCCTATTTATTGGCTGGCTGGACACGTTGCTACCGCTACCACCATTTACCACCCCTCTGATTCTGTGTGTCTGCATTATGTCCGAAAAGTGATCTGTCCTTGAAACCTTTCCGGGTTGATTTTGATTGAAGAACGGTACCTCCACCATTTTAACTTTGTGCACAGCACGACAAGAGGCCGTATACACGTAGTTTGTTTGCGTAACGATCCAGCCCACCAAACCTGCTTTCGCGATGATAAACCTACGAAGGACCCTGTTGACAGCTTTACTTGCACATGCATCAGCTCTGCTGTTACCCGCTCAGAAATTTTCACTAAGGACGGATGTGGCGGTACGAAATCATTATGCAAAATTGAAAATGTCTCCGCTACAACACCTTGGCGCTTCGATGGAACGTGATGGCATCGTAGTAACGTCTTCGAAACCGACCGTTGGCCAGATGCTGACAACGGCAACACTTTGTAGTATGCTGGTACTAAATCCGATGCCAACGCAGGCGTACGATGCATCCGACTACGCAAGCGAAACCGTACAATTTGCCTTGCAAAGTGTCAAGGACGCGGCtggaaagaaggaagagACGCTCAAAGCCTTCGAAAATATCGCCGAAATCATCACGGAAGGAAAAGGCGTTGGTGGGGAGATCAACTATCAAGGTGTCAAGCTAGATCGCGGCTACGTATCCGACGAAGATACCAGTATCTACAATCCAGGTCTCACCTTGCTGACTGAATCCGAGAAAGAACGTTTAGTGGAGGCTGTAGTAGACTCCAGAAAGGCGGGATACATCGCTAACCAATGGAGCGACGATAATCAGGCTGGATTCGATTTTTTACGAGGGAGTTTGGATCCCTACCATATGTACGAACTGCGTGGGTATTTGGGATTTGTGCCATTTTATGGTGCAGCGGTATATCTAGCGGTGTTGGCGGTACAGCAACTTGCCAGACCAGGATTTCCGACTGCCTATTTTGCAGGCGTCGCTGCAATTTTCCTTCCAGCAATTGTTTTAATCGCTTTGGGTCCTCAATAAAAACGCTTTGGGTCCACAACAAAGAGAGGATTTTGCTTGCGGACACGCTAAATTAGTACTTCACTACCAGCAAATATATTTGTAAGCGTTGCGCTTCTGAAAGATCGCCATCTCGTGGTGGGCGAATCGCTTTTGATTAGTGACGGAAACAGCAAGGTGGGTGCGTTCAAAATTTTTACTAATTGTTGGAACGCCTGCTCCGTATCCAAATTTCGATCACGGGTATCCGGGATTTCCAAGAGTGTTTTCCTGAAAAATATCATAGCGCTGCCTTTTCGCGGAAACAACCTGGCAACTCATTGGAAATGACTTGCATCACAAAACGTTTGCATCGATCTTAGTCGGCTGGAGCAGTATCCACACCTAATGCTGGACAGAGCATGGTTCTTATCCAAAAGCAATACACTGGTAGGTGCCAACGGACCAAGAAATTTATGCCGGTCTTGACTTTTGTCTGCGTCGTAGTGTTCTTTGCGCTGTACGTAGACGATGTTGGGCCAGGCCACGACACGCTTTTTGAGCGGACATCGCACGCCGACTTGAAAGAAAACTTGTCACGATCAAATCATGTAAAATCATTGAATGGCGCGGATATTAGTGCTACAAATTCTGAAAGCTACTACCTTTCACTCCGAGATTTGACGCCAGATGAGCGCTCTCCAAAAGCCGGCGTGCGGCATATGGTGAACCCTCCTCAGGGAGGAAAAGTCACATTGGTGCATTGCGACTCTACGGCAGGCCCGTGGAGCATTGCGGTGCATCATAATTGGGCACCATTAGGTGCCCAGAGATTCCTCGACATG
This portion of the Phaeodactylum tricornutum CCAP 1055/1 chromosome 19, whole genome shotgun sequence genome encodes:
- a CDS encoding predicted protein encodes the protein MINLRRTLLTALLAHASALLLPAQKFSLRTDVAVRNHYAKLKMSPLQHLGASMERDGIVVTSSKPTVGQMLTTATLCSMLVLNPMPTQAYDASDYASETVQFALQSVKDAAGKKEETLKAFENIAEIITEGKGVGGEINYQGVKLDRGYVSDEDTSIYNPGLTLLTESEKERLVEAVVDSRKAGYIANQWSDDNQAGFDFLRGSLDPYHMYELRGYLGFVPFYGAAVYLAVLAVQQLARPGFPTAYFAGVAAIFLPAIVLIALGPQ